The Streptomyces sp. V3I7 genome segment CAGGGACGTCGGCTTCAGTGCGGCAGCGGGCACGGGCATCCTCCTGTCGCGATCAGGGCACCCGCCAAGGTCTCCGACGACCTTGGCGACCCCCTCGAACACTGCTTCCAGTCTACCGGCCACCACTGACAATCGGTGAGGTCGCATCGACCCTCAAATCCGGTGCTGGACCTGGGAATTGCTGCCGTTTCACGGCCGTTCCGCACGGGGCGTGAGAGGCGGTTAAGTATTCGAACAGAGGGGGTGGTGCGGGTCACGGAATCCAGGCCCTCCCATGGGACTTCGAGGCCGCCACCGGCTACCGTGTGCCGCATGGAAATCTGGATCAACCCGGCCTGCTCCAAGTGTCGCAGCGCCCTCTCCCTGCTCGACGCCGAGGGCGCCGACTACGTCGTCCGCCGCTACCTCGAGGACGTACCGAGCGAGGACGAGATCAGGGCCGTACTGGAGCGCCTCGGCCTCGAACCGTGGGACATCACCCGCACCCAGGAGGACGACGCCAAGGAGCTCGGCCTCAGGGACTGGGCGCGCGACGACGCCTCGCGCGATCGGTGGGTCAAGGCCCTCGCCGAGCACCCCCGGCTCATCCAGCGTCCGATCATCACGGCCGAGGACGGCACGGCGGTCGTCGGGCGCTCGGAGGAGGCCGTACGGGACGCCCTGTCCCGCGGCTGAGGCCGGCGCCGGCGGACGGTTCACGCGAGCCCCCAACTCCCTTGTGACACACGTTACTTCAGCGAACTCCAGCAACCGCTGAGCAACCTCGTCCGGGCGCCCGTACATAGCGGCGTACGCTCCCCTACCTCTTCAGGAGGCGACGCGCATGTCGCGCAGGCGAACGCTCGGCACGAAGAAGAAGATCGCACTGCTGGTCAGCGCCGCGGCGGTGGCGGGCGGCGGGGCATTCGCGATGGCGGCCACGTCGAACGCCGCGCAGACCCCCCGGACGCTGTCCGCCGCGGACTCGACCGTCTGCCAGGGCCTGGCCACGGCGCTCGGCAACAACGAGAAGTTCATCGAGGGCCAGCGCGCCGATCCGGACGCCCAGTCGGCGGCCCGGATCGAGAACCGCGAGGCGGTCATCGAGCAGATCAAGGTCCAGCAGAAGGCGGCCGGCTGCACCGTCGGGGAGTCGGCCCAGGGCTCCCAGGCGGAGCAGAACGGGCAGCAGGCCGGGCAGCAAAGCGGGCAGGCGGGTGCCCAGCAGGGCGCCGGACAGGGTGCTGACCAGGGCGGTCAGCAGGCAGGTGGGCAGACCGCGCCCGGTGGGGACGCGGGGGACGCCGGGAACGCGGGCGGTGCCGCCGCCTCCGGCCAGCAGGTGTGCAACGGCTCCACCGTGACGCTCTCCGGCGAGGCCGGCGCCCCGGCGGCCTCCAGCAACCAGTTCCCGGCGGGAACGACGCTGAAGGTCACCAACCTGGACAACGACAAGTCCACCACCGTGAAGGTGACCTCCGTCTCGGGCAGTTGCGTCCTGCTCAACAACGCCGCCTTCGAACAGGTCCGGGAGCCCGGCAAGTTCCTCATCCGCCGGGCGGTGATCGAGAAGGTGGGGTGAGCGTGCGGCCCTCAACGGCCGCGCGTGCCGCGGGTACGCCGCCTCGGACCGGCACATGACCGGGCCAGGTCCAGGAGGAACAGGCGGCGTACCCGCGTGCCATCGCCGGATGAACCATCGGACGACTCGTCAGGTAACACCGGGTTCACATTCAGGCAATGATCGGGAAATCGCCTTTTGGCAGGCTGTCCGTCGGCGCTCCGCGAGGCGCGCCAGACCCACCCGAAGCCCGAAGGAATGATGGGGCCCATGAGCTTCAAGGCCGAGTACATCTGGATCGACGGCACCGCACCGACGGCCAAGCTGCGTTCCAAGACCAAGATTCTGGCCGACGACGCCAAGGGCGCCGAGCTCCCGCTGTGGGGCTTCGACGGCTCGTCCACCAACCAGGCCGAGGGCCACTCCTCGGACTGCGTGCTCAAGCCGGTCTTCTCCTGCCCGGACCCGATCCGCGGCGGCGACGACATCTTGGTGCTGTGCGAGGTCCTGGACACGGACATGACGCCGCACCCGTCCAACACGCGTGCCGCGCTGGCCGAGGTCGCCGAGCGGTTCGCCGACCAGGAGCCGATCTTCGGCATCGAGCAGGAGTACACCTTCTTCGAGGGCGCCCGCCCGCTCGGCTTCCCCGAGGGCGGCTTCCCGGCCCCGCAGGGCGGCTACTACTGCGGTGTCGGCGCCGACGAGATCTTCGGCCGCGAGGTCGTCGAGGCTCACCTGGACAACTGCCTGAAGGCGGGCCTCGGCCTCTCCGGCATCAACGCCGAGGTCATGCCGGGCCAGTGGGAGTTCCAGGTCGGCCCGCTCGCCCCGCTGGAGGTCTCCGACCAGATGTGGGTGGCCCGCTGGCTGCTCTACCGCACCGCCGAGGACTTCGGCGTCTCCGCCACCCTCGACCCCAAGCCGGTCAAGGGCGACTGGAACGGCGCCGGCGCGCACACCAACTTCTCCACCCGGGCGATGCGCGAGGGCTACGACGCCATCATCACCGCCTGCGAGTCCCTCGGTGAGGGCTCCAAGCCGCTCGACCACGTCAAGCACTACGGCGCGGGCATCGACGAGCGCCTCACCGGCCTGCACGAGACGGCCCCGTGGGACGAGTACTCCTACGGCGTCTCCGACCGCGGCGCCTCGGTCCGTATCCCGTGGCAGGTCGAGAAGGACCGCAAGGGCTACATCGAGGACCGTCGCCCGAACGCCAACGTCGACCCGTACGTCGTGACGCGGCTGCTCGTCGACACCTGCTGCACCGCGCTGGAGAAGGCCGGCCAGGTCTGATCCGCGCGCCACTTGTGAACACGCGCCGGGGCGTCCACCACTGCGGTGGGCGCCCTTTGGCGTCCACCAGCCTGTCCGAGCAGTGAGAGGAGACTCCTGTTGCCGGGCCGCTTCTGCTTCAATGGGCCCATGACCGGCTACCGGAAGTGCGGCGCGACGGGTCGCCATGACCTCGAGCCCTTCTGGCCGTCCCGTCAGCACCACGACTTCGACCGGGTGTGTTGCCGCGCGATGACCGCGCCGGCCCTCTGAAGCCGTTCCACCCAGGCCTTCGGCCGGCGCGAGACGACGTACGTCCCCCGGCGCGCCCGATCCGCATCGCGGCCGCCGCCCCTCCCGACGAACTCGCACTCCTCGCGCGAAGGAGCTGACCTCCCATGGCGACCACCCATACTCTTCCTCTCGCCTCCGACTCCCCTTTCCCGAACGGCACCCGGCAACGGCTGCGGGCCGTCGACCGGGACGAGGTGACCGAGCTGGCGGACCTCCTGCCGCCGGGCGCCACCTGGCTGCCCGCGCCTCCGCACGCCCTGCCCACCCTGCCGGGCCGACCCCCGATGGTCGGCTACCTCGTGCTCGTCCCGGCGGACCAGCAGCCACCCTTCCCGCCGGCACCGGCACCGGCGCCCGCGACACCCGACGTGACGGCGGCGCGGGACACCGGCGGCGACGCCCTCGTCCGCATAGACGCCGCCCAGCGCGTCGCGACCGTAGACGGACGCCAACTCGACCTCACCTACCTGGAGTTCGAGCTCCTCGCCCATCTCGTGGCGCACCCGGGCCGGGTGCACACCCGCGACCATCTGGTCAGCACCGTGTGGGGCTACGGCCACGTGGGCGACGGCCGCACCGTCGACGTCCACATCGCCCGGCTGCGCCGCAAGCTGGGCGCCGAGCACCGCCGGACGATCCAGACGGTGCGCCGCGTCGGCTACAAGTACAGTCCCCCGACGGCGAGTTGAGGCCCGGCGCGTACGCTCTCGGCGAATCGGCCCGCGTCCCGCGTCCCGGCCGTGCACGATCGCGGCATGAGGCTTCTGATGCTGGGCGGTACGGAGTTCGTGGGGCGGGCCATCACCGAGGCGGCGCTCGAACGCGGCTGGGAGGTGACCGTCTTCCACCGAGGACGGCACCAACCCCCGGCGGGCGTGCGGTCGTTGACCGGTGACCGCACCGGCCCCGACGGGCTGGCCGCCCTCGCGGGCGACGCGGAGTGGGACGCGGTCGTGGACACCTGGTCGGGCGCGCCCCGCGCCGTGCGGGCGGCGGCGCGGCTGCTGCGGGGCCGCGCCGGGCGGTACGTGTACGTGTCGAGCCGCTCGGTGTACGCCGACCCGCTGCCGGCCGGCAGCGCCGAGGACGCGCCCCCGGTGGAGGGGGCCGCGGCCGACGCGGAGCAGACCGACTACCCGCGGGACAAGCGGGGCGGCGAGCTGGCCGCCGTCGAGGCGTTCGGCGCGCAGGACTCGCTGCTGGTGCGGGCGGGACTGATCCTCGGGCCGTACGAGAACGTCGGCCGGCTGCCCTGGTGGCTGACCCGGATCGCCCGCGGCGGCCCGGTCCTGGCGCCGGGGCCGCGCGACCTCTCCCTGCAGTACGTCGACGTACGCGACCTCGCCGACTGGACGCTCGGCGCGGTGGAGCGGGGGCTCGGCGGTCCGTACAACCTCGTCAGCCCGCCCGGGCACACCACCATGGGCGCCTTCCTCGACGCGTGCGTACGGGCCACCGGCGCCGCGGCCGAACTGCGCTGGACCGACCCGGAGATCGTCCTCGGCGCGGGCATCGAACCCTGGACCCAGCTTCCGCTGTGGGTCCCCCCGGACACCGAGCTGTACGACGCCGTGCACCGCGGCGATGTCACCCGCGCCCTGGCGACGGGCCTCACCTGCCGCCCCGTCGAGCACACCGTCGCTGACACCTGGCACTGGCTCCGGGCCATCGGCGGCACGGCGCCCCAGCGGGCGGACCGCACGCGCAAGGGTCTCGATCCGGAGGTGGAGGCGAAGGTGCTTGCGGCGACCGCTGACTGACGCGCCGCCCGTCTCACGCGATCCATTCAACTCCTGTCAGGAAAAGGCCTGTTGGGGGCCAGCGCCCCCATGAACCTCGAATGAATTCGTGAGGCGGCTGAACACTCCTGGGGCCCCGTCCGTATCGAAGGGAGCCGCTTCACTCCTGTCGGGCGCCTCGATGCCCCGCAAGGAAGCCAGAGGAGTTCCCAATGGGACGCAATACACGAAAACGCCGTATGCCCCTGGCCGCCAAGGCCATCGCCGCATCGGCAGCCCTAGCGCTCGGTGGGGGCGGGCTGGTCTGGGCGAATTTCTATGCCTCCGCGCACGAGTCGGGTGGCTCGGCACAGAGTCGTACGACGGCCGCCGCCGCGCAGGTCTCGACGATCGACTGTCCGGACGTCGGCCAGAAGCTGACGGACGTGCCGGGCCAGGCCCGGACCGAGGTCGACGGTGAACTGGGCACGCTCGACAGCCAGATCACGGACGCCTACCAGCGTCTGGCGACCACGCGCGACGCCCAGACCCGGGACGCGAGCTTCGTCCAAAACGACATCCTCCAGCCGTTGACGGACCGCCGGAAGGTGATCCTCGACCGGATCAGGCTGGAGATCACCCGGGTCGGCGGCAGCGCCCCCCAGGACCTGGACAACCTCGCCAACTGCACCGGTCGGCCCGCCGACCAGAACACCGGCGGCCAGACCGGCGGCTGGGGTTCGCAGACCGGCGACGGCCAGCAGCAGGGCGACCAGAACAGCCAGCCGCCGCAGGACGGTTCCGCGCAGCCGCCCCAGGACGGCGGGGCCCAGCCGCCGCAGAACGGCGACGGCGGGGGCCAGCAGCAGGGCAACGGCGGTCAGGCCGGCAACGGTCCCGTCGCGGCGGACTTCGTGGACATCACGAAGGTGCAGGCGAACGTGGCCGCGAAGCCGCGCCAGGCCCGCGGCGCCTCGACGG includes the following:
- a CDS encoding NAD-dependent epimerase/dehydratase family protein, yielding MRLLMLGGTEFVGRAITEAALERGWEVTVFHRGRHQPPAGVRSLTGDRTGPDGLAALAGDAEWDAVVDTWSGAPRAVRAAARLLRGRAGRYVYVSSRSVYADPLPAGSAEDAPPVEGAAADAEQTDYPRDKRGGELAAVEAFGAQDSLLVRAGLILGPYENVGRLPWWLTRIARGGPVLAPGPRDLSLQYVDVRDLADWTLGAVERGLGGPYNLVSPPGHTTMGAFLDACVRATGAAAELRWTDPEIVLGAGIEPWTQLPLWVPPDTELYDAVHRGDVTRALATGLTCRPVEHTVADTWHWLRAIGGTAPQRADRTRKGLDPEVEAKVLAATAD
- the glnII gene encoding glutamine synthetase, which translates into the protein MSFKAEYIWIDGTAPTAKLRSKTKILADDAKGAELPLWGFDGSSTNQAEGHSSDCVLKPVFSCPDPIRGGDDILVLCEVLDTDMTPHPSNTRAALAEVAERFADQEPIFGIEQEYTFFEGARPLGFPEGGFPAPQGGYYCGVGADEIFGREVVEAHLDNCLKAGLGLSGINAEVMPGQWEFQVGPLAPLEVSDQMWVARWLLYRTAEDFGVSATLDPKPVKGDWNGAGAHTNFSTRAMREGYDAIITACESLGEGSKPLDHVKHYGAGIDERLTGLHETAPWDEYSYGVSDRGASVRIPWQVEKDRKGYIEDRRPNANVDPYVVTRLLVDTCCTALEKAGQV
- a CDS encoding arsenate reductase family protein; this translates as MEIWINPACSKCRSALSLLDAEGADYVVRRYLEDVPSEDEIRAVLERLGLEPWDITRTQEDDAKELGLRDWARDDASRDRWVKALAEHPRLIQRPIITAEDGTAVVGRSEEAVRDALSRG
- a CDS encoding winged helix-turn-helix domain-containing protein, with product MATTHTLPLASDSPFPNGTRQRLRAVDRDEVTELADLLPPGATWLPAPPHALPTLPGRPPMVGYLVLVPADQQPPFPPAPAPAPATPDVTAARDTGGDALVRIDAAQRVATVDGRQLDLTYLEFELLAHLVAHPGRVHTRDHLVSTVWGYGHVGDGRTVDVHIARLRRKLGAEHRRTIQTVRRVGYKYSPPTAS